From a single Streptomyces misionensis genomic region:
- a CDS encoding tyrosinase family oxidase copper chaperone: MTDGEAVGARERARADTTAGPTRRRVARGLLSCAAVLSLAPVVAAARPVPPVAGPGGDSFDETYRGRHIRGVRMPEEGRSGFDADWRITVDGRPLHLMRRADGTWLSMVDHYTSYRTPQEAARAAVDELGPGQRLRDLAPGPLGHARSDSVLDLVEHLGMEWGDRHGVRA; this comes from the coding sequence ATGACCGACGGCGAAGCGGTGGGCGCGAGGGAGCGGGCCAGAGCGGATACGACGGCCGGGCCGACACGGAGGCGGGTGGCGCGGGGACTGCTGTCCTGCGCCGCGGTCCTCTCCCTCGCGCCGGTCGTCGCCGCCGCCCGGCCGGTGCCCCCGGTCGCGGGCCCCGGCGGCGACTCCTTCGACGAGACCTACCGGGGCCGGCACATCCGGGGCGTGCGGATGCCCGAGGAGGGCCGCAGCGGCTTCGACGCCGACTGGCGGATCACCGTCGACGGCCGCCCGCTGCACCTGATGCGGCGCGCCGACGGCACCTGGCTGAGCATGGTCGACCACTACACCTCGTACCGGACGCCGCAGGAGGCGGCCCGGGCCGCGGTGGACGAACTCGGTCCCGGCCAGCGGCTGCGCGACCTGGCCCCCGGCCCACTGGGCCACGCCCGGTCCGACAGCGTCCTGGACCTGGTGGAACACCTGGGCATGGAGTGGGGGGACCGGCATGGCGTACGTGCGTAA
- a CDS encoding tyrosinase family protein, whose amino-acid sequence MAYVRKNVGSLTASERRRFVNALLELKRRGEYDEFVRIHIAYYAADGETGLRTAHMAPSFLPWHRRFLLELEGALRRVDSSVTVPYWDWTRDRSATSVPWTADLLGGNGRRSDQQVTTGPFAYSAGHWTIREGVTDGRYLTRDLGRAASPLQLPTQGDVDWALNDAAYDVHPWDSTVTRGFRNKLEGWGTGSGSASWHNHNRVHRWVGGAMLGAASVNDPVFWLHHAFLDMLWERWQRAHKNHRYLPAEPPGAGDAQRGRVVARHQKLPPWDDTPDQLEDVSRIYRYV is encoded by the coding sequence ATGGCGTACGTGCGTAAGAACGTCGGCTCCCTCACCGCGAGCGAGCGGCGGCGGTTCGTCAACGCCCTGCTGGAACTCAAACGGCGCGGGGAGTACGACGAATTCGTGCGCATCCACATCGCGTACTACGCCGCCGACGGCGAGACCGGTCTGCGCACCGCCCACATGGCGCCCTCCTTCCTTCCCTGGCACCGCCGGTTCCTGCTGGAACTGGAGGGGGCGCTGCGCCGCGTCGACTCCTCGGTGACCGTGCCGTACTGGGACTGGACCCGGGACCGCTCGGCGACCTCCGTGCCCTGGACCGCCGATCTGCTCGGCGGCAACGGGCGCCGCTCCGACCAGCAGGTCACGACCGGGCCGTTCGCCTACTCGGCGGGTCACTGGACCATCCGGGAGGGCGTCACCGACGGCCGCTACCTCACCCGGGACCTGGGCCGCGCCGCCTCCCCCCTCCAACTGCCCACGCAGGGCGACGTGGACTGGGCGCTGAACGACGCGGCGTACGACGTGCACCCCTGGGACTCGACCGTCACCCGGGGCTTCCGCAACAAACTGGAGGGCTGGGGGACCGGCAGCGGCAGCGCGTCCTGGCACAACCACAACCGGGTGCACCGCTGGGTGGGCGGGGCGATGCTCGGCGCCGCGTCCGTCAACGACCCGGTGTTCTGGCTACACCACGCCTTCCTGGACATGCTGTGGGAGCGCTGGCAGCGGGCGCACAAGAACCACCGCTATCTGCCGGCCGAGCCGCCCGGTGCCGGTGACGCGCAGCGCGGCCGGGTCGTCGCCCGGCACCAGAAGCTGCCGCCGTGGGACGACACCCCGGACCAGCTGGAGGACGTGAGCCGGATCTACCGGTACGTCTGA
- a CDS encoding chaplin has protein sequence MSRIAKAAAVALGTGAVVISGAGLAMADAGAQGAAVGSPGVLSGNVVQLPINIPVNVCGNTIDVIGLLNPAFGNTCVNQGGGYAQPNGDYGN, from the coding sequence ATGTCTCGCATCGCGAAGGCAGCCGCCGTGGCCCTCGGCACCGGTGCCGTGGTGATCAGCGGAGCCGGTCTGGCCATGGCCGACGCGGGTGCCCAGGGCGCGGCCGTCGGCTCCCCCGGCGTGCTGTCGGGCAACGTCGTCCAGCTCCCGATCAACATCCCCGTGAACGTCTGCGGGAACACGATCGACGTGATCGGCCTGCTGAACCCGGCCTTCGGCAACACCTGCGTCAACCAGGGCGGCGGCTACGCCCAGCCCAACGGCGACTACGGCAACTGA